CGTCCTTGGTGAAGCGCACCAAGCCGGCCTCCTCAAGGATTTTAAGGTGCTTGCTGGCCGTCGACTGGGCAAGCCCCAGCGCCGCTTGTATCTCGCAGACGCACAGCACGCGGCGCTGGAGGAGTTTGACCATCTTGACCCGGTTGGGGTCGGAGAGTGCTTTCATGACTTTGATAAAGCGTCGCATACACCTCCAAAATATTCACGATTTGGAATTTTGCGGATAGTCCGGGTTTTGTCAACAATAAAATTGCCCCCGATGCCGCCGTATTTTCGTCGGAACCGGTTTTCCGATGGGCCCAGCCGGGGTTGGGGCACCCGACCATCAGAAGCCTGCTGGGCGAAAATCAAGCCGTCGGGATCGGTTCGTTCGGCTTTTTTAGTGGTTTATTTTTCAGGCAATCTCGGCTATGCCTTAAAAAACGCTGAACCAACGGCGCGCCTTATCCGCTGGCAGGCATGCACCGAAATCCGGCCAAATCGCGCGGCAGCCCCTTCGCGGAGCTTGCCGCTGATAACAACCTCATGAAGCAAGGAGCGAAAAAATGGATTTGACGACCACCTATTTGGGCCTGAAGCTCGCCAGCCCCATCATCGCCGGCAGCTCGGGGTTGACCAGTTCCGCCGACAAGGTTGAAAAACTCGCCAAAAACGGTGCCGGCGCCGTGGTTTTAAAGTCGATTTTCGAGGAAGAGATCGCCTATGAACTGGACGATATTCTCAAGGAGGCCGAGGCGGCCGGCGTCAACCTGGACCAGTTCGACTATTATGACTTCCATTTGAAGGGAAAGAAGCTGGACCATTACATCACCCTGATCCAGGAGTGCAAAAAGAGAGTCTCGATCCCGGTGATCGCCAGCATCAACTGCGTCTACTCCCATGAGTGGAGCGCCTTTGCCCGCCGGATCGAGCAAGCCGGCGCGGATGCCATCGAATTGAACATGTTTTTCCTGCCGTCTGACTTTACCCGCTCCAGCCAGGAGCAGGAAAGCGCCTATTTTGCGACTGTCGACAAGATTCTGAAGACCGTCTCCGTCCCGGTGGCGCTCAAGATCAGCTACTATTTCTCGAACCTCGGGCCGATGATTCAAAAACTGTCCCGCACCGGGGTGGCCGGCCTGGTGCTGTTCAACCGCTTCTTCAGCCCGGACATCGACATCGACAACTTCAAGATCAAGCCCTCTTTCGTTTTCAGCACCCCAGCCGAACTGGCCATTTCGCTGCGCTGGATCGCCATCATGGCCCAAAAGGTCGACTGCGACCTGGCCGCCTCCACCGGCGTGCATGACGGCCCGGCGCTCATCAAGCAGCTGCTGGCCGGCGCCACCGCGGTCCAGGTGGTGTCCAGCCTCTACCGCAAGGGCCCCGATTATATCCAGTCCCTGACCGAGAGCCTTAAAAGCTGGATGAGCGTTCACGGCTTCGAGAAGATCGCGGATTTTCGCGGTAAGATGAGCCAGGACGCGGCGACCAACCCCGCCGTCTACGAGCGGGTTCAGTTCATGCGCTATTTCGGGGGGGAGGACGAAAAGGAAATCGCGCAGTAGCCAGCCGGGGCTGCCGGAATTCCGCCGGCCGCAGGGGTGCGAGATGCAGATCCAAACCAAACGGGTCTACCAGGCGGCCGAAAAAGAGGACGGCGTTCGCGTGCTGGTCGACCGGGTCTGGCCCCGGGGCATGACCCGGGAGCGCCTGCAAGCGGATTTGTGGCTGAAGGATGCGGCGCCGAGCACGGCGCTTCGAAAATGGTTCGGCCATGACCCCGCCCGTTGGGAGGTGTTCAAGCGCCGCTTTTTCGCGGAGCTTGACGGCCGGCCCGCGGTCATCGCGCAGCTTCGCGACCTCGCGGCAAAGGAAAAACTTACCCTGCTCTTTGCCGCCCGGGATACCCGCCACAACCAGGCCGTTGCCTTGAGCGAGTATCTCTTTGGGCCGCCCCGAAAGAATGGGGCCCCGGTGGGGCCGCCAATCACGCCAAAATAAAGCCGTTTCTCCATCCAGAGGATGTTGTTGCGTGACCAAAGAGGGTTTTCATGAAAGCGACCGACGAACTGCAACAAGAACATCAGGGAATTGAACTCATGCTGCGGGTTTTGAAGGCCGTGTCAGCCAGATTCGGGGGCAGGGAGCCCCCGCCAGCCCCGCATGTCGATGGCATCGTTGAATTTTTAACGATTTTTGTGGACAAATGCCATCATGGCAAGGAGGAGGAATTCCTGTTTCCGGCTCTGGAAGCGGCCGGCGTTCCGAGGGAGGCAGGGCCCATCGGGGTGATGCTGCGCGAGCACCGGCAGGGCCGCCAGCTGGTGGTGCAACTTCGGGAATTCCTGGGGCAATACCGGTCCGGGAAAAAAGAGGCGGCCGTCGGGATTCAGCAAACCATCCAGGAATACGTGGACCTGCTCAGTCGGCACATCGTCAAGGAAAACTCCGTCCTTTTCCCGATGGCGGATGACAGACTGGACGTGAGGGCCGACGTCGAGCTTTTCGAGGCCTTTCAAAGGCTTGAACGCGAACGTGTCGGTCCCGGGAAACACGAGGCGTTTCAGGCGCTTTTGGAAGAGTTGCGCGACGCATACTTGAAATGATCCGGGACCCGTGAGGTCGGCGGTGTTCCGCCGCGCCGGGAAGCATCCGGTTTTGCCGGGCACCAGCATATCCATTACCGTTATATCGCAGGAGGGAAACCAAGATGGGCAAAAAAGTGGTTATTGAAACGGAAGAGTGCATCGGGTGCGAAAGCTGCGTCGAACTTTGCCCGGAGGTCTTCGGCTTTGACGAGGACGCCGAAAAGGCCCATGTGATCATGGAGGAGGGGGGCTCCGAGGAGTGCATCGAGGAGGCCATCGAAACCTGCCCGGTGGAATGTATTCACTGGGAATAAGAAGACGCTAAAAAGCATTTCGCTCCGCCGCGCGGTGTTTGTCAGAAAGGAACTTTGGCGGGCATCCCGGTAATAGACCGGGATTTACACCTCCCATTGGTCTGTGTTCCTTTTCTTGTGCGGACAAGAAAACGAACCAAAAGAAGCCGCCCGCGTCCTGCGGCCCTGCGGGCTGCCCTGCGCTTCTCGCAGCCGGCGGGCCCTGTGGAACCCGCTTGCGCTCAAACAGCCCCAGGGCCTTTTTCGCCGGCTGCTGCGATGCTCGGCCCGGGACGACGGGGCCTAAACCTCCGGCGGCCTTAGGCGATCTAAATCCGGCTGTCGTCTTTGGCCCAAGCAGGCTGAAAGGAGTCCCTTGGAGGCCAAAATCCCCGGCGACCTGCTGACCACCGCCATGGCGGTGATGCCCCACACCGACGTCGATCGTGCCCTGGAGATGGCGCTTTCGTTGGACGTGCCCTTCTGGCCGCAGCTGCCGCACTTCAGCTACTACGAAGACATGTACGTCCAGGCGGCCGAGCACTTCCCCGGCATTCTGCTGGACCTCGAGCGGCGCACCCTGCGCTTTTCGATCGACAAGTTCGCCGAGGAGATCGAAGCGGTCCTGGCGCGCTTCGACGACCCGGCGCTTTTCGATATCAGCGAGACCTATTCGGCGGTCTATCACCGCTTCCTCACCCTGGATCTGGCCGACCGGCCGGCCATCCGCGGGCAGCTCGAAGGGCCCATCAGCTTCGGGTTCAACGTGCTCGATCAGAACGAACGGCCGATTCTCTTCGACGACACGGTCCGGCCGTTCATGCTGGATTTCATGGCCCGGCGTCTGAACGTGCAGCTGGCCCGGCTTCAGAAGCGCAATCCCAAGGCCTTCATGTTCGTCGACGAGCCGGGGCTGCAGTTCCTCTTTTCGGCCATGGCCGGATACAGCGATCTGAAGGCCAAAGGGGAACTCGATCAGTTCTTCGCCCAGGTCGACCGACCGCGCGGCATCCACCTCTGCGGCAACCCCGATTGGGACTTTCTGCTCAACCTGGACCTGGACGTCCTTTCGCTGGACGTTTACACCAATGCGGAAATCTTTGCCTCCTACGGCCCGTCGATTCGCAGATTTCTCGACCGCGGCGGCACGATCGTCTGGGGGATCGTGCCCACGGGTTTCGAGGCTTTCGGCCAGGAGGAGATCCCATCCCTTATCCAGCGCCTCGAGGCCGTCTGGAAAGTCCTGTGGGCCAAGGGCATCGACCGGGAGCAGCTGATCGCGCGCAGCATGCTCTCGCCGGCCACCTGCTGCCTGGTCAACCCGGACAAGGAGCGCACCGTCGAGCGCGCATTTGCCGCAGTCAACCAAATGGCGGTGCTGCTGCGGGATCGATACCGGCCGTGACGGCGGGGTCCGAATGGATAGCCGACGACGCCTGTGGGCGGCGACCGCCGCGAGGGCAGCATGCAGTTGAGCGCTTGTGCGGTTGAGATTTTTCAGCAGTTCGAATTTCTGGCCGGGTTGAGCCCGGAACAGGGTGAGGACGCGCTGCGTCGCGGGCGCCGCCGCGAGTGCCGTGCCGGAGAACCCCTTTTTTCCCAGGGTGATCCGGCCGACTGCTGCTACCTGGTGATCGCGGGCCGCTTCAAGCTGAGCAAGGTGCACGAGCAGGGCAGGCATTAACCGGCCGAAAATAAAGGAGACGTGCCATGCTAAAAAGAAAGCTGGCGGAAAAGATTCACTGGCTGGGCGCCGTGGATTGGGACCGGCGCCTTTTCGACTCCCTCATTCCGCTGCCTGACGGCACCACCTACAACGCCTACCTGATCGCGGGCCGCGACAAGACCGTTTTGGTGGACACCGTGGATCCCCCCATGGCTGAGCACCTGATGGCCCAGCTCGAGGGGGTGCCCCGGATCGACTTCGTGGTCTCCCAGCATGCCGAACAGGACCACTCCGGGACCATCCCCCGGGTGCTGCAACGGTTTCCCGGAGCCAAGGTGGTCTGCACCCCCAAGGCCAAGGGCATGCTGATGGATCTGCTCGAACTGCCCGAAGAGGTCATCGTGACTGTAGCCGACGGGGAAACCGTGTCACTGGGCGACAAAACCCTGCGGTTCATTCACACCCCCTGGGTGCACTGGCCGGAGACCATGGTGACCTACCTGGAGGAGGACCAAATACTTTTCAGCTGCGATTTCTACGGGTCCCACATCGCCAGCGCCGATCTTTTCGTGGTCGATCAAGGGCGGGTTTACGAGGCGGCCAAACGCTATTTCGCCGAAATCATGATGCCCTTTCGCAACGTGATCGAAAAGAACATCGAGAAGCTCAAGGACTTGCCCATTCAGACCATTGCCCCGAGCCACGGCCAGATCTATGACCGCCCGTCCTGGATCCTGGCCGCCTACCGCGAGTGGGTTCTCGGGCCGCCCCGCAACCTGGTGGTGCTGCCCCATGTTTCGATGCACGAGAGCACCCGGCGGATGGTGGATCACCTCGTCTCGGCGCTGGTGGACCAGGGTGTGCGGGTGGAGCCCTTCAGCCTCGTGGTGACCGATATCGGCAAGCTGGCCATGGCCCTGGTGGATGCCGGCACGCTGGTCGTGGGCACCCCCACGGTCCTGGCCGGACCGCACCCGCTGGCCGCCTATGCCGCCTTTTTGGCCAACGCCCTGCGCCCCAAGGCGAAATTCCTCTCCATCGTCGGCTCCTACGGGTGGGGCGGCAAGACCGTGGAGGCCCTCGCGGGGATGATTCCCAACCTCAAGGTGGAGGTCCTGACGCCCGTTCTCTGCAAAGGCCTGCCCCAGGCCGAGGCGCTGACGGCCCTGGAGACCCTGGCCGCCACGATTGCCGCCAAACACCGGGAAGCAGGGTTTGCCTGAATCCTTTGGGGGTCAAAGGCCTCCGCCTGGGCTCCACCCGTCTCGCATGCGCCGGCCTGGATTTTATTCCTGGCATTAGCCCTCAGAGCTGGTATAGTTCAGGCAACACGGTCGCCGCTTTGCGGTCACCGGCCGGCACGGCGATCGGTCCGCCGTGCCGGCCGCCGACCAGGATACCCGCCATTTGGAACTAGGCGTTTCATGATTCTCCCGTTTTTCGCTCTGGTCTTTGGTCTGGCGCTTCTCGTCTGGAGCGCCGATCTTTTTGTGGACGGCTCCGCCGCCAGCGCGCGCCATTTCGGGATGCCGCCGCTCTTGATCGGGATGGTGATCATCGGCTTCGGCACCTCCGCACCCGAAATGGTGGTCTCGGCCTTCGCGGCCTTTCACGGCAACCCGGGCATCGCGGTGGGCAACGCCTACGGTTCGAACATCGCCAACATCGCCTTGATCCTGGGGGTGACGGCGGTGATCTGCCCCATAGCGGTCCATTCCCGGGTGCTGCGCCAGGAATTGCCGATCCTCACGGCCGTCATGGCCCTGGCCGCCTATCAGATCTGGGATGGCGCCGTCACCCGGGTCGATTCCCTGGTACTGCTGTCGGTATTCGGCGGGCTGATGAGCTGGACCATCTGGAAAGGGCTGCGCCAGAGCCCGGATGCCCTGGGCAGCGAGGTGACCCGGGAATTGGAGTCCCGCGTCATGCCCTTCAGCCGGGCGATGGTGCGGCTGCTGGTGGGGTTGGCGCTGCTGCTCGCCAGCTCCCGCCTCCTGGTCTGGGGGGCGGTCGAGATCGCCCACGGCTGCGGGGTGAGCGACCTGATCATCGGTCTGACCGTCGTGGCCTTGGGCACGTCGCTGCCGGAGCTGGCCTCCTCGGCGGTTGCCACCCGCAAAGGCGAGCACGACATCGCCATCGGCAACGTGCTCGGCTCCAATCTCTTCAACACCCTGGCGGTGGTGGGCATTGCCGGGGTCATTCACCCCATCACCCTGGAGCCCGAGGTGTTCTCCCGCGACATGCTGGTCATGGCGGTGCTCACCCTTTCGCTTTTTCTGATCGGCTACGGTTTCAGGGGGCGCCCCGGGCGCATCAACCGCTATGGCGGCGCGGGGCTGCTGGCCTGCTACGTGGGCTACACCGCCTACCTGGCGGCCGGCCTTCTGGGCAGCTGACGGGCCGGCCAGCGAAC
The Desulfobacteraceae bacterium DNA segment above includes these coding regions:
- a CDS encoding FprA family A-type flavoprotein — protein: MLKRKLAEKIHWLGAVDWDRRLFDSLIPLPDGTTYNAYLIAGRDKTVLVDTVDPPMAEHLMAQLEGVPRIDFVVSQHAEQDHSGTIPRVLQRFPGAKVVCTPKAKGMLMDLLELPEEVIVTVADGETVSLGDKTLRFIHTPWVHWPETMVTYLEEDQILFSCDFYGSHIASADLFVVDQGRVYEAAKRYFAEIMMPFRNVIEKNIEKLKDLPIQTIAPSHGQIYDRPSWILAAYREWVLGPPRNLVVLPHVSMHESTRRMVDHLVSALVDQGVRVEPFSLVVTDIGKLAMALVDAGTLVVGTPTVLAGPHPLAAYAAFLANALRPKAKFLSIVGSYGWGGKTVEALAGMIPNLKVEVLTPVLCKGLPQAEALTALETLAATIAAKHREAGFA
- a CDS encoding metalloregulator ArsR/SmtB family transcription factor gives rise to the protein MRRFIKVMKALSDPNRVKMVKLLQRRVLCVCEIQAALGLAQSTASKHLKILEEAGLVRFTKDGLWVNYQLTDGSENPYVASILGNLRHWLEEDPEVADMVARLPEIRRETICGG
- a CDS encoding DUF488 domain-containing protein codes for the protein MQIQTKRVYQAAEKEDGVRVLVDRVWPRGMTRERLQADLWLKDAAPSTALRKWFGHDPARWEVFKRRFFAELDGRPAVIAQLRDLAAKEKLTLLFAARDTRHNQAVALSEYLFGPPRKNGAPVGPPITPK
- a CDS encoding dihydroorotate dehydrogenase-like protein, producing MDLTTTYLGLKLASPIIAGSSGLTSSADKVEKLAKNGAGAVVLKSIFEEEIAYELDDILKEAEAAGVNLDQFDYYDFHLKGKKLDHYITLIQECKKRVSIPVIASINCVYSHEWSAFARRIEQAGADAIELNMFFLPSDFTRSSQEQESAYFATVDKILKTVSVPVALKISYYFSNLGPMIQKLSRTGVAGLVLFNRFFSPDIDIDNFKIKPSFVFSTPAELAISLRWIAIMAQKVDCDLAASTGVHDGPALIKQLLAGATAVQVVSSLYRKGPDYIQSLTESLKSWMSVHGFEKIADFRGKMSQDAATNPAVYERVQFMRYFGGEDEKEIAQ
- a CDS encoding ferredoxin; the encoded protein is MGKKVVIETEECIGCESCVELCPEVFGFDEDAEKAHVIMEEGGSEECIEEAIETCPVECIHWE
- a CDS encoding calcium/sodium antiporter, with the translated sequence MILPFFALVFGLALLVWSADLFVDGSAASARHFGMPPLLIGMVIIGFGTSAPEMVVSAFAAFHGNPGIAVGNAYGSNIANIALILGVTAVICPIAVHSRVLRQELPILTAVMALAAYQIWDGAVTRVDSLVLLSVFGGLMSWTIWKGLRQSPDALGSEVTRELESRVMPFSRAMVRLLVGLALLLASSRLLVWGAVEIAHGCGVSDLIIGLTVVALGTSLPELASSAVATRKGEHDIAIGNVLGSNLFNTLAVVGIAGVIHPITLEPEVFSRDMLVMAVLTLSLFLIGYGFRGRPGRINRYGGAGLLACYVGYTAYLAAGLLGS
- a CDS encoding cyclic nucleotide-binding domain-containing protein, with the translated sequence MQLSACAVEIFQQFEFLAGLSPEQGEDALRRGRRRECRAGEPLFSQGDPADCCYLVIAGRFKLSKVHEQGRH
- a CDS encoding hemerythrin domain-containing protein, which codes for MKATDELQQEHQGIELMLRVLKAVSARFGGREPPPAPHVDGIVEFLTIFVDKCHHGKEEEFLFPALEAAGVPREAGPIGVMLREHRQGRQLVVQLREFLGQYRSGKKEAAVGIQQTIQEYVDLLSRHIVKENSVLFPMADDRLDVRADVELFEAFQRLERERVGPGKHEAFQALLEELRDAYLK